GGAGAGGAATTGGCTATCCAAGTCATCAAAGAAGGAAAAGACGAAAACCAAGGTATCGGTTATCTAGAAGACGGAACCATGGTAGTGATAGAAAACGGCGGACATTTAGTTGGAAAAGAAGTGAAAGTTACCGTTACTTCTATTATTCAAACTGCTGCCGGAAAAATGATATTCACCAAAGCTAATGGAAATAGCGGTTTTGATAAAGGTGAACGCGCCCCTGAAAAAGAAAACAGAGGTGGTGGTAAAGGCGGAGAACGCGGAGAAGATCGTGGAAATAGATACGATCGTGGGGACCGAGGAAACGAGGAAAGAGGTAACCGTAAAGATTACCAAAATAAAAACCAAAATCGCGGCAATTACCAGGACAGAGGCGATAAAAACGAGAATAAGGGAGATGATTTCGGAAATCGTAAAGACTTCCAAGATCAACAGCAGCAACAACAGTAATAACCGGTCGCTAAAGTGACAGAATACGGGTCGGATTTAGGAATTGCCTTCAAATTCGACCCGGTTCCGAATTGACGGTATCCTCACCCGAAAAAAAATCGAAATACGATCTCAATAAGGAGAGCCAAATGCAGGCCCAGACGCAAGTGAAGGGACTGAAGGAGCTCGGTTTAGAGCCCTCCGAAGTCTTCCATAACCTTTCATACGACGAAATTTTCGAACACGAAAAAAATAACGGGGAAACAGTTATTTCCTCTAACGGAACCATGATGGTAGATACCGGTATTTTTACCGGACGTTCTCCAAAAGATAAATACTTCGTAGATGAACCTTCTTCTAACAAGAATATCTGGTGGGGTCATATTAACTTTAAAGCTTCCGAAGCTGTCTTCGAAGAGCTTTATCAAAAATGTGTAAACTACCTGAGCGGAAAAAAACTCTACGTATTCGACGGATACGCTGGCGCAAACCCTGAGACCAGAATCGGTCTTCGCGTGGTTTCCGAAAAAGCTTGGCAGCACCACTTCTGCACCAACATGTTCCTTCGCCCTAGCAAGGAAGAGTTGGCTAACCTTCTCCCTGAATTCACTATCATCAACGCTTGCGGAGTGAAGAACGAAAAATACAAAGAGCATGGCCTGAACTCAGAAGTATTCGTGATCTTCAACCTTGCAAAAAAACTTTGCATCATCGGTGGAACCGAATACGGCGGAGAAATGAAGAAAGGTATCTTCTCCGTAATGAACTACAAGTTGCCATTGGAAGGAATTCTTTCCATGCATTGTTCCGCGAATATCGGAAACAAGGATGGAGACACTGCTCTTTTCTTCGGACTTTCCGGAACCGGTAAGACAACTCTTTCCACCGACCCGAACCGCAAACTGATCGGAGACGATGAGCACGGTTGGGACGATAACGGAATTTTCAATATCGAAGGCGGTTGTTACGCGAAAGTGATCAACTTGGATCCTAAGACAGAGCCTGAAATTTTCGAAGCGATCAAGAAAGACGCTCTTTTAGAGAACGTAGTTTACGACGAAAAAACGAAAGTTGTAGATTATTCTTCCGCCGCTAAAACCGAAAACACCAGAGTTTCCTACCCGATCTACCATATCAAAAACATCCAAGTTCCTTCCAAAGGTGATCATCCTAAAGTGATCATCTTCTTAACTTACGATGCATTCGGAGTTCTTCCTCCTGTTTCTCGTCTGTCTATTGAACAAGCGATGTATCACTTCCTTTCCGGTTATACTGCAAAAGTTGCAGGAACTGAAAGAGGTGTTAAAGAGCCTACCGCTACATTCTCCGCTTGTTTCGGAGCTGCGTTCATGACACTTCACCCAACTGTTTATGCTAAATTGTTAGGTGAGAAGATGCGTAAACATAATGTTCGCGCATACATGATGAACACAGGACTTGTTGGCGGAGCTTACGGAACTGGTAAGAGGATGAACCTTCCTTCTACTCGTAAAATTATCGACGAGATCATGAACGGAAACATCGACAAATCCGGATTTACGAAGCATCCGATCTTCCAAGTAGAATATCCTAAAACTGTAGAAGGTGTAGATAGTTCTATCCTGGATCCTCGCGAGGCTTGGGCTGATAAGGCTGCATACGATGAGTCTTCCAAAAAGCTAGCTGGCATGTTTATTGAGAACTTCAAAAAATATGTAGAAGGCTCTAAAGACTTCGACTTCACAGCGTTTGGACCTCAGTTAGGCTAAGGTTCTTAAAAAGTCGGATCTATTTCCGGAGGAGTAAGTGGGATTTCCCCTTACTCCTTTTTTATGTCCTCACGGTTTCGGTAAGTTGTTGACAAGCCGTTGTGCGGCGCATAATCATCATACAATACATAGGGATCAAAAGCATGGAAAAGGAAATTAAAGAAGCACTGAATTTCGCGATTGGAGCGGCAAAAACCCTGAGGGAACAAGCGGACAGTATTCTTTTAAAAGTGGAAAAAGAATTTAAAGAGCTCTCCGCAAAAGGTTCTCAGGACCAAAGCGAAGTTGCAAACAATCTTAGAAAGTATATCGAAGATGCATTACGTTCCGTGGAAGGTCTTGCTGGACAAGTTAATTCTAAAGTAGAAGAAGCAAAAAAAGAATTCGGTAAGAAAAACTCTAACGACTAAGATCTTATATCTTTTCGTTTACAACCTTCCCCATTAAATCCAAATCGCTTTTCAAAATTTTCAAAGCCTGGGATCATCCGATTCCAGGCCTAACCATTTCGCCAATCTTTCCTTGAAAGAAATTGGAGGCGGACTTTCCATATCCAGCTCGAAAGAAGTATTCCATAAGGAGATATTCTGTTCGAATTTGATCTCTAGGATTTTAAGAATAGTTTCTCTTGAATTGGTAAACCATTCGGAAGAAGGTATCCCTTTTTCCGTCAGATAACCTTCTATCAGATCTATACTTCTATAATCAGAAGAAAGAGAAGAATAAGAAAAGGAATCATCTGCAAATTCGGAGAATATATTCTCCCATTCATCCGCAAAATTTCTTTCTTTGTTCCTACAATCGTAAGCTTGGCAGATGGACGCTCCATAAAAGGAATAATTCTGGCTACGCGGATCTCCGGTATAAACTGGATGGATCATACATCCGATCCTGCTTCTGACTTTGATCTCCGGAGAAGTTCCGCTTACTTCTTCCGAAAGCATTCCTAAAAAGGGACAGTTATAGGTGAGTGGGTCCTTCTTTACGTAATTTTTTTCTGCCTCTTCTCTTACCTTTCTGAATTCCGCCATAGTATATGGTTTGGAAAAGTCTACGGAGTTTTTAAAGGTTTCTGTCCTTTCTTTTAAAACAGTTCTGAATTGGTCAGGTTTTAATTCTAGATTAAATAATCCGCAGCAGGCTCCACAGGAAAACGGAACGTTTGCAGAAGGTTGGCAAAGCCCCACTACTTATAAACCGCCGTGAGGCAGATTCCCGGATTTAGATGGGAGAAATCCCAAGAATGCTAGTTCCAATTCTTTGGTTTCTGGATTTTCTACTATATTGCAGTTGAGAGGGAAGATTTGCAGTCTATCTTCGTGGAAAACGATTACCTTTCCTCTATACTTTTCGATCTGTTCTCCTATAAAATCTTGTTTGATCATCGGAGCAGCTACTAAAGAAGATTCAGGTTTTATACCACGGAAGAATAGGTGATTGTTCGAGTTTGTAGAAACTAAGAAGATACTGATCCTCTCTAATTCCTCTAACTCAGTCAGAAGGTTTTCGAAATAATACTGGAATGTGATCAAATATCCATCAGCGGATTCTGGTTGGATCTGTCCTTTGGAATACAGATCGATCCATTGGATCATCTTAGAGATTGTATCTTTGTTTGCGAAAAGTATTTCAGGTAGATCAGTAACAACAGGAGTGATCTCTAATTTTCTGAAATCATGAAGGCATTGGAACATAAGTTCCCACCATCTCTCCGTATTATAAGCATCGTCCGGATTATTCGGGATATATTTTCCTAATGAATGATTCTGGTGATCGCTGAATAAGATCCCTCCGATCACTTTTGAAAATTCTTCGAACGCAAAGATCAAGTATTCCATCAATTGGTAAGAAGTGAGAGATTCTTCTTTTTGCTTTTCAGTAAACTTGTAGTAAGACGCCGCGATCGGGTTTGGATAAAATTTGAATATTAAAGAAGGGTTAATTATCTTATGGACCGGTTTACCTTTTGTAGGATCGGAAACCACTCTGATGATCGGTTGTCCATGTAGGCTATAATTGGTCCACGTTAGATCGCTTGGATCGTAATTCCTTCTGGCATGTTCTTTTGCAAGATATAAGGATTCGCCTATACTTTTATCAGCGAATAAGTTCGTATAAAATTGGATGGTGAAATCGATCGTATTCTGATTATCCGCGATTTCCCAGTTAGTGCCGATAAAACTTTTGATCCCGGACATCAAAAAGGATCCTGCAAAATTATTCATCAGGTCTGCGTTTAGATTTCTAGTAGCGCTCTTGTTGGATTGGCAAGAGTTGGAAAATACCATATCGGTATTGAATCCGGAGTTTTTAATCTCTCTTGCTTTCAGGATCTTTCCTTCAGAGATCAACCATCCGTTTTCCAAAGGATCATCTGAGAAATATAGATGTCCCGAGTAATGGATGATATTCTTTCCTTTGATAAGAGAAAGAAGTTTTAATTTAGTAACTTGGCGTCCGCCGATGAATTCGATCTCTAATCTGGAACTCGGCACCTTCTCACTTAGAACCCTAAAGATCTGCTCTCCTTCCTTTTGAGCCCATTCTAGATCCTCAGTTGGATCCGCGATAATAAGCATTCGGAGCTTTTCTTTTTCTTTGAAGGCGGTACTACTAGATTCTCCTCTTACCGTTTTTCCTATATAGAATTTATCTGAGAGGAAACAAGTGCCGTCATGTAGGAGTTCCCACGGGATCACTCCTAACTTCGGATCTATATTAAAGTGAAGATATTTTTCAGTAGTAAGTCTGAGTTTTTCTTGGATTACTGCAGGGAAGAACTGATCGTAAAAAGTCTCTCCCAGGATTTTTAGATCGTGCAGAATATCCGTTTCTAGAGTAGGAGTTTGTCCTGATTTTTGGTGGATTGCGACAGAAACCCGAACTAAGTTTTCGATTTCCTTAATATACTCTAGGATTAGATCTTCGTCCATTGTGGATTGAAGATGCGATTCCGATCCGCTACCGGAACTATCCAGAATATTGAATACGTTTACGGCACCGACTCTGTCTATGATTAGGTTCAGCATTGGAT
The sequence above is a segment of the Leptospira hartskeerlii genome. Coding sequences within it:
- the pckA gene encoding phosphoenolpyruvate carboxykinase (ATP), whose amino-acid sequence is MQAQTQVKGLKELGLEPSEVFHNLSYDEIFEHEKNNGETVISSNGTMMVDTGIFTGRSPKDKYFVDEPSSNKNIWWGHINFKASEAVFEELYQKCVNYLSGKKLYVFDGYAGANPETRIGLRVVSEKAWQHHFCTNMFLRPSKEELANLLPEFTIINACGVKNEKYKEHGLNSEVFVIFNLAKKLCIIGGTEYGGEMKKGIFSVMNYKLPLEGILSMHCSANIGNKDGDTALFFGLSGTGKTTLSTDPNRKLIGDDEHGWDDNGIFNIEGGCYAKVINLDPKTEPEIFEAIKKDALLENVVYDEKTKVVDYSSAAKTENTRVSYPIYHIKNIQVPSKGDHPKVIIFLTYDAFGVLPPVSRLSIEQAMYHFLSGYTAKVAGTERGVKEPTATFSACFGAAFMTLHPTVYAKLLGEKMRKHNVRAYMMNTGLVGGAYGTGKRMNLPSTRKIIDEIMNGNIDKSGFTKHPIFQVEYPKTVEGVDSSILDPREAWADKAAYDESSKKLAGMFIENFKKYVEGSKDFDFTAFGPQLG
- a CDS encoding phasin-related domain-containing protein, translating into MEKEIKEALNFAIGAAKTLREQADSILLKVEKEFKELSAKGSQDQSEVANNLRKYIEDALRSVEGLAGQVNSKVEEAKKEFGKKNSND
- a CDS encoding CHAT domain-containing protein is translated as MLNLIIDRVGAVNVFNILDSSGSGSESHLQSTMDEDLILEYIKEIENLVRVSVAIHQKSGQTPTLETDILHDLKILGETFYDQFFPAVIQEKLRLTTEKYLHFNIDPKLGVIPWELLHDGTCFLSDKFYIGKTVRGESSSTAFKEKEKLRMLIIADPTEDLEWAQKEGEQIFRVLSEKVPSSRLEIEFIGGRQVTKLKLLSLIKGKNIIHYSGHLYFSDDPLENGWLISEGKILKAREIKNSGFNTDMVFSNSCQSNKSATRNLNADLMNNFAGSFLMSGIKSFIGTNWEIADNQNTIDFTIQFYTNLFADKSIGESLYLAKEHARRNYDPSDLTWTNYSLHGQPIIRVVSDPTKGKPVHKIINPSLIFKFYPNPIAASYYKFTEKQKEESLTSYQLMEYLIFAFEEFSKVIGGILFSDHQNHSLGKYIPNNPDDAYNTERWWELMFQCLHDFRKLEITPVVTDLPEILFANKDTISKMIQWIDLYSKGQIQPESADGYLITFQYYFENLLTELEELERISIFLVSTNSNNHLFFRGIKPESSLVAAPMIKQDFIGEQIEKYRGKVIVFHEDRLQIFPLNCNIVENPETKELELAFLGFLPSKSGNLPHGGL